agttgacgAAATTAGGAAGAATTTCACAggtaaaaaagattttgaatcaTAAAATATCCTTAATGACTATTTTTTGCATGTAAGGTGAAAGCTGATGCTGATCTCAAAACCAAATCCTCAAGCGAAAATGAAGGcaatgaagaagaggaagaggacCTCCAAACTGTTGCGAGGAAATCTAATATAAGTTTACTCAGTCAACACACAGAACTAAAAAAAGTTGCTCAAGGTAAATATAATGGTACTTGTTAATTAactaatattaatatttttatgttcttCAGCTAAAAAGGAGAGTGCCTTTGAGAAGcagttgaaagaagaagagaaaattcttGAGAGTATTGCAGAAAAAACTGCCTTGATGGGTGTTGCTGAATTGGCTAGAGGTATTCAATATGAAGATCCTATAAAAACTAGGTAAGACTAATTTTTGTTAATGcattaatattcaaatgtgctttaatttaaatattttttttactagctGGACACCACCAAGATGTGTACTGAACATGCCACGAGACTATCCTGATATACTAAGAGGGAAATTATGCATTACTGTTGAAGGGGAGGATGTACCACTTCCTATACCATCATTTAATGCCATGAAATTTCCCAAAGGAATTTTGGTTGGTttacagaaaaaaggaatcaagCAGCCATCACCTATTCAAATTCAAGGATTACCGACAGTGTAAGCCAATTTTCAATGTTTAAAGCTTAGTTCACCTTATTTACTTTGAAACGTTTTAGGTTAAGTGGTCGAGACATGATTGGCATAGCCTTTACTGGTAGTGGTAAGACTTTGGTGTTTGTCTTGCCAATTGTTGTATTTAGTTTAGAGCAAGAGCTTAAGATGCCATTTTTACCGAATGAAGGTCCATTTGGTAAGTTTTTTGCtcttattttaagtttttgcCTTGAATTGAAtgtaatattaatttaaaacgtTAGGCTTAATTGTGTGCCCATCACGTGAGTTGGCGAAACAGATTCTCGAAACAGTAGAGCATTTTGCCGATTGTTTAGCTCAGCAAGGGATGCCCAGAATAAAGTCCTGTCTGATAATTGGTGGAACTCCAGTTAATCAGTCGTTGGAAATCATAAACAGGTTTGTTGAATTTACCTCTAATTCTGTATCTCGTAATAAATTATTGTCAACTTTAGAGGGGTTCACATCATAGTAGCTACTCCTGGTCGCTTAATGGACATGCTTGATAAAAAGATGATTAAACTGGATGTTTGCCGATATCTGTGTATGGACGAAGCTGATCGTATGATTGACATGGGATTTGAGGAAGACATCCGTActatcttttcttatttcaaggTGAGAGAATTTcattaaaacgaaaaatcttGGTTTTTAGTAAACCTTAAATCCTTTTCAATAGGGACAACGACAAACTTTGTTGTTCAGTGCTACAATGCCAAAGAAAATTCAGAATTTTGCTCGTTCCGCCTTAGTTAAACCCATAACAATTAACGTTGGGCGTGCAGGTGCAGCTAGCATGAATGTCGTTCAAGTCAGTATAATCaaatttcaccatttttgaatgaaaacttaTGCTCGATCTCTTAGGAAGTAGAGTATGTCAACCAAGAAGCCAAAATTGTCCACCTGTTGGAATGCATTCAGAAAACACAACCACCTGTGCTCATTTTCGCTGAAAAGAAGCAAGATGTGGATGCCATACACGAGTATTTGTTGTTGAAGGGTATTGAGGCTGTAGCCATTCACGGAAGCAAAGGTACTGCAAACTATCACAATTTTTAGTTCATGATTTAacttattaacatttttagaCCAGGAGGAGCGTTCTCGTGCTGTTGATGCCTTCAGACAAGGAATTAAGGATGTGTTAGTGGCCACCGATGTAGCCTCAAAAGGACTGGATTTTGTCAACATTCAACATGTCATAAATTATGACATGCCGGATGACATCGAAAATTACGGTACTAAAGAAATAATGATCATAAAAAAATCCACACTTTAAAATCTGGCTTACTTTCAGTGCATCGAATCGGACGTACTGGCCGATCAGGAAATAAGGGGCAAGCAACAACGTTTATTAACAAATCGAACGAAGAGTCCGTCTTACTTGACCTCAAACATTTGCTTATCGAAGCAAAGCAAGATGTCCCTCCCTTTTTGGCCACACTGCAATCAGAGACGGAAGTTTTCCAAGATCTCGGAGGTAATTtaataatgttttctttaaatgaaaaatttacaacgttgatttcaaaatttacaGGGGACAAAGGTTGCAGTTACTGTGGCGGTCTTGGTCATCGTATTACGCAGTGTCCAAAGTTAGAAGCGGAAAGCAACAAACAAGTTTCTGCCGTTGGCCGTAAAGATTACTTGTCTTACTCTGCGGCAGACTACTAAATGTTTCTCAATAATACCacaatttataatttttttgtacacGTGAATTGCAaaagaacaattttaaaattattgtgaAAATCCCGATATGTTGTATCttatcgaaagaaaaaatttggaaatacATGACGaccaataaattaaaattttaaagacttaGCAAAAAGTGCAGCAGTAGCTTGAGTAACGTCGCCGTTAAATCGTCTCAACTCTTCAATCACCTGTAGATCATAGCAATGTAGATTCAACATACTAAAAAATACTAAACTCAAAATTACAGAACAGTAGGCCTACCTGTTCACGGACAAATCCCATAGATACCAAatcttgaatttgtttttcagtgAATTTGTCGGCCTGAGGTTGAGTGCTGGGATCAGGTAATGCCGACTCTTGAAGGGcctgtaaaataaattagtTATACGATGATAAAAACATGTTTGAAGAATTATCTAATCTAAAATAACCTTGGCGAGTTCATGATCTTCCATTTCAACCGCAGAAGAAGATTCGGTTTCAGAACGTGGGCCAGATAATCGGGCACAGTCAGGAAGCTCATTTTCGCATAAAAACGGTGTTTCGGTTCCGGTAGTTCCGATGACCAAGAGGTTGCGTTTCAAATCAATCAAGCACTAAAGTTTGAAAGATTTTACGTTAAAGCTACAGCGTAgatttttcaacaactttaAAAAGCTAAAATTTACTTGATGGCGTTTAAGCATGTCTAATCCCAGCAGCATGTCCATCGGTTGTTCttccaaaattgaaaacgaaGTGGGTAAAAAGTCATCTCCTATTTGgatctttcaaaataaaaaaaattaattagagtCTAGTAAAACTCAAAGGCAAATAGCCAAAATTTATACCTGGACCATATGAATGCGTCCAACAATACGCTGAATTCCGACACCTTTAGCAATACCAGCCCAACGACTGTCAACTAAGCGATGGATATCGCATTTTAATGCGCAAGCTGAAGACATAATTGTAGTTTGAGCTCCTAAAAAGTATAAAACGGGGAAATCCCGCAAAAGTTAGTCACAAAtcgattaaaacaaaacaaacaaaaatggtacCAGAGTCTATGAAAGCCTTGACGGGATGTCCATTTACTATGCAATTTATATAGAGCATAACAACGGTGCCAAATGATTCTGGGTGGTATTCGATAGCTGCTTCCATATTtgcttcaatatttttctgaCGAATTTCATCGGCAATTAGTCGTTGAGCTTCGGCGTCAAAAGGATCAGCACGAGACATTAGGCTTCGAAGTCTCTCTCGTTCTGCTCTGGCAGCTTCTTGTTCACGTAAGACCGCAGTAAAACGAGCTATATGGATGACAAATAACTAGTTGAAGTgtgaaaataggaaagaaattTATATAATGATGAGACCTAAATCTCCTGATAGCAGTGCATCAGCAAGACGAGGGTTATTCTGCTTGAGCTGGGCAAGTTGGTCAGGATTAGCTAGAAACATGTCTCTTATGAAAACTGGGTCGTTTTCATTGCCCCGATTAGTGTTTCTATTTCCCCTGGAAGATGACGGCACCTGAATAGCACTGAAGTCCAAGTTCAGAGAAGGATCTGCAAGCATCAATACAACACATAAGTCCtgattttttaatcttttattAATCAAAGTTGCAACAATATTCTTAAAGTGAGTGTAGACCTTGGGGCTGATTGGTGGTAATTCTTTGCCTCTGTATGACAACAACATCCCCTTCTTTTAAACCGTGATTCTTCAAACTCTTTGATCCATCACTCATAACTTGTCCATTATAAACTAAACTTATTTCTGCTGCTGGAATACCAGACTCAACTTCACAAAAtgctttaaaattttccaattccaaGTCCTCAGACACATCCAAGTTGAATATGTCATCAGACAGTGTGGTAACTGTAATACGCATATTGTAATTCTAATCAACTTAAGAAATCACCAGTTTgaattaaacaacaaaagtttgcaacaaaaaggaaatcctGTAATTAATAACGCAAACAAACAGAATGCAACTTAGTTCAATCACGTAGAGTAGAAAAATACGATTTAATCAAAAGCTGTGACTACACAACAATGTAATATGTATAATGGGGGAAATGCACCGCTGCCACATATTTCGgctcaattaaaaaatcggcGGCAATTGCGAATTGCGATGCAGTTCGATGCAGTTTTTACTTGAGacatagataaagaagacagtggtctttatctgtgcttGAGAGTTTGAGAATTTGAGATCTCATGTCATTCTTccttaattgttttaattgctAGGGTAGAGTAAAATCCTTAGatcgaaatttgaaatgtaagGTATTTTTAGTTAAACCTATTGCCGGAATTTACTCTACCGTATGAATGAATGTTAAATTTAGTTAGCCACAAATATTGTTAAGTGTGTAATATTTATGAAGTAtctaaaaatgatttcaattccAATTAATCTTAATAAGATTAACAGATCAAAAATGTAtccatgaaattttttagacCAGGAAATCATCTCAAAGCGATGAAAAACAAGTTATTTACATGTAGACAATGTTTCACCTTTGAAACAGGCGATCACGTCATTCCAGTATAACGTTTAAACATTCCGATACGATAATGTCAATCTCCACTCAAATCATAAACCACATAACAATTCGATTGGAATCTATATGTGTAGTTTTGCCGCTTTTAATTTATCTTCTCCTCCATGTtgtcataataaaaaatgccGAGTTATTGAATAACTAGTTCGTTTTATCTTTGCCGTTCAGATCTTTAGATTGCCACCGCGACTAACTATTGCATTGCTTATACAAAtacaacttgtttttttcagtcaaTCGCTTtgaagggattttttttttcattatataaaagatagagaaaactggttgaaatttcttttttataattataaaataaataaactcaATAGCAACGAAAATAGATTCTAGGGAAACTTAAAATGCAACTGTTACGGATTTCTTTCATCACTTAGATTTTAAGTTCAAAGGTGACCGTCGTTTGCGCCAGATCTTGAAAATAGTTAATGAGGTCAATACTGCACGATAAATAAAGTGAGAAAATACTGTCTACCTTATGTAGATTCATATTGAAAGATTTAATTAGCGAAAACTTGCTGATTTAGCAGTCTTCTGCAAGGGATCCGTATTCCGCAACTcaaattcctttctttttttaaaattttctcttttcttaactcgtgaatttttacttgttaaaaattaaaaaataacaggtAAATTTactttgaaggaaaaaaataataggaaaaaaaataaaaattttgttgcgGACCCTTTGATCTTATGATAAACAGATCACGTCATCAGCCATTAGAATGCTGCTGTTCAAATAATCGGATTAAATTGAATCTTCAGAAACCTGTAGAGCCCGAAAAATCAACTACTCCCGATTGTTATTTAGTGCATTTATCTCCTTATACAGGACTATCATGAAAGGCCGAGTTGCTTCATCGCCGTGCTCAATAGATAATCCATACTGGACACACCCGACGCAACCAATTGCGTCGTAATATAAAGCCATTCGGTCCTTAAGGAATTATTGTCATTTGAGTTCAGAAAGAAAACGGTTTGTACCAAGCAGTATTTTTTCTGAAACGAAACCAACCCAGTTACTATGAAGATAGTCGCCATATTGGCGTTTGCCTTACTAGTTACCTTGGCCAATGCACAAGGAAACTACAAAAAAGTTTGCTATTTTGCAAACTGGCCATACTATCGCCCAGGTAAgctaacaaaataataactacATTTTCTGTCGTTAGTctgaaaataatattcctaCAGGAGCTGGGCAGTATGGCGTGGACAAACTGAATGCATTCGAATGCACCCATCTGATTTATGGGTTTGCGGTTCTTGACAAAGTAACTTACGAGATGGTAGTTTATGATTCCTACGTCGACATAGATCTAGGTGGTTACCAAAAGTTCACTGGGTTGAAAGCACAAAATCCTAACCTTAAAACGCTGATTGCTCTTGGCGGCTGGAACGATTCGGCTTTCACTACTCAGTATTCAGAATTGGTGTCCGATCCGGCCAAAATGGCGAACTTCGTATCGAAAGCTCTTGCTTTCGTTCGCCAGGTATTAAAAGATATAATGTAAATCTTAGTGTATAAATAGTCTAAATATTTAACATTACCGATTCAGTACAACTTTGATGGCCTGGATTTCGATTGGGAATATCCTGGGGACCCAGGAAAGCCTGAAGATAAAGCAAATTTCATTACTCTCCTCAACATGCTTCGTGACGCTTTCAAGCCatacaatttgattttagcCATGGCGCCGTCTTGTAGCATCAAACGGGCTGAAGTAAGTTATGATATTCCAGGtatcgccgccgccgtcgaTTTTGTCAATTTCATGGCATATGGTAAGTTCCTTCACGCATCAAAACACTtaaaaaacgttaaaaaaaaaacagatcttAACAAAATCGTTTTCTTTAATAGATATTCATGGATCATGGGAAAATACTGTTGATCATCACGCTCCTCTTTACCGACGTGATTTTGAGCAAGGCGTCGATGCTGTTATCATCTCTGAAGCAGTCGACTATTGGTTGTCTAAAGGGATGCCTGCCCAGAAGCTGATTTTTGGATTGCCCAGCTACGGTCGTACTTTTAGATTAGCTAGCGCGTCACAAACAGCATTGTTGTCTCCAGCTATCGGCGCTGGCCCTCAAGGCCCATATACCGGCCAAGATGGCTTCCTTTCGCTGTACGAGATATGTAGTTACCAACAGAGCGGCTGGACGGTAGTCACTGACTTGACATGTTCTGAATATATTTCTTTGTGTGAACACCATCTTTAACATTTAGGTAGTCACTGACCCAACTGGAAAAATGGGGCCTTACGCCTACCAGGGTACTTCTTGGGTTTCGTGGGACGACATTGACATGGTCATCACCAAGGTAAAATATGCCATGAGTAAAGGTCTCGGTGGTATCATGTTTTGGGAGCTCACCTTGGATGACTTTAACGGCGTCTGCCAAATGGGTCCACGGTAAATTGAATTGACAATTCGCATCTAAAAGTAACGTATTATATAATCATCATCTCACGTTTTCAGACCGCTCTCAAACGCCATAACTGCTACACTTGAAGGtgcgttaaaaaagtttttaaattaaaattaaatttaataataaatgatctaaataacaaattaaattaaattaaatttcatttttgaaggaCGCCCTTTCAATACTGCTACTCCGGCTCCAACTCCAACTCCGTTTCCTATAACAACAACCAAAGCCAGTACATTAATCAAcgaactattttaaaaaacggattttcaaaaaagttacaTATTTAATTCTAACTCATTTTATAGTGACCTGCACAAGTGAAGGAACATACTACGCCGATCCTGCCAATTGCAGCAAATATTATCGATGTGTTAACGCGAGAATCCAAACTTATTATTGCCAGAGTAGTCTTGTTTTCAACTCTGCAATTAACGGTACATTTTGCATTTCAGAACTATTACTATGTTCttgcaaaataataaaatctatttttttctgcaGTATGTGACTGGCCCTACAACGTACCTGGTTGTGCTTGatgttttagatttttggaacgggaaaacaaatatttaccaAAAAATATTACCCAGGatacaataaacaaaaatatcagataaaaaaagtttcgcgatctactcttttttcttagaaattgaaacatttttaataataaaatatttgtgtcgAACCATAACCGAAATATGACAGCTCTGTGTCGGTCTGTTATTTATAGCAGacgatattttaaataaatacaaaattggcAGTTTACATTTTGTCGTGTTTTTAACCGaattatgaattatttatACGAATACCTAAATGTAAGCTGAAAAATGAACGACGTGGAAGCTATTTTTAGCTTGAAAACAGGACTACTTGACGCCAGGAAATTTCGGTCAAGCCAAGCAACCAAGAGAATCTCTGCTTTACGCCTTAGTAATTTTCAAGAAGTTGAAAACTCTCATTCTGCAGGGATTAACACAATAGATCTTGAAAAAGTAGAGGGAAGATAGTAAGCATAATATATTAATTTTGATATGATATTTTATTAGAATAAATTTCTTAACTTTTTAATAGTTTACTCTCTGGTGGTGCAGATGGAAGCATTCACATTCATGATGTTTTGAATCTTTCTGGAAATTTGCAGTTTACTTGTAAAAATGTGGGCAAGATTGACAGGCAAAGCAATCGTCACTGCCACAAGTACAGTGTTGAATGTGTTCAGTGGTACCCTTTGGATACAGGAATGTTCCTTTCTAGTGGCATGgataaaaacttgaaaatttgggATGCCAATGCTCAAGTTCCTGCAGATGTTGTACTTGTGAATGGTAAGATATACCACCATCACATGTCTCCAAATGCAACTCAACACAACTTGGTTGCTGGTAAGTTCAGTCTccaaattattattctttttctttgctttttttaaatttttagacaACTTACTTTCTGTGTTTAGTTGCAAGTACAGCAAACCAAGTGTTTCTGGCTGATCTTCGGAGTGGATCGACAACGCATGAATTGAGAAGCCACACCTCTTCAATATTGAGTGTCAAGTGGTCACCAATGCAGGAGTTCCAGCTTGCTTCCGGTTCAATGGATAATCGGCTTTTAATGTGGGATGTCAGAGCCGCTAgaagttgtttgttttcaatggaTCAATATAATGGGCGAAATCATGCTGATGTTGAGAAGACTACAGCACACAACGGGAATGTCCACGGTTTGTCGTTTACTGCCGACGGCCTTTTCTTGATTTCCGTAGGTACGGATTGCCGAATGCGTTTATGGAACACTGAAACAGGTAAAACTTACTTATTCTACAGTTATCTTATAGACTTTAAATATAATCAATTTGTTAGGGCGAAATGAAATGGTAAATTATGGCAAAATTTCAATGGAAAGCAAAAAAGGTACGCGATTCGACATTTCATCAGACACTGAACCTCAGATGATCTTCGTACCTTCCCAGGGAAATATTTTGGTATGAATGTGTGCATACGTAAATTTTACAGTTTCTTATGGTTTTTGTTGTGGTAATTACTGAACTTATTTAAGGTCTACGAGTTAACAACAGGCATCAAACGAGCTACGTTACTAGGCCATTATAATACAGTTACCTGTTGTGCTTACAACGAAAATGTACAGTCTCTCTATAGCGGAGCCAATGATCGCAATATTTTGGTTTGGGCTCCGGAGTCAGCAGAAGCAATTCGTGAAGAACCAGTCAATAAAGGAGCCGCTCTTGGTCCCAGGAGTATAGTTCCAAGAAGGAACCTCACCGAAGACGCTTGGAGTAGTGACGAAGGGTGATGGATCCAGGCGTTTTCAAATGTAATATCTATGTggacaaaatttaaaatatgttaATTACATCGGTAGGATTATTGGTCCTGCTTATGTTCAAGTTGGGAAACATGGTAGGCTCTTGGCCTATTcaaatttattactttttctttaatgtaaaataaatgtaaagtttttttgaaaatcttaaGAAACCGTTTCTTTAACATATATTCGTATTCTTAAATTACAGTAGCTTTAGTTGGTTTTTAGCCTTTTACTTGTTGCTTTTAGTTTACTTAATATTGAAAGAGTTGCTGAACCCAAGGAGTTAGGATACTGCAGAcgatataagaaagaaaacaaaccaagaatttttttagaataagcAAGCGATAAAAATTCCGTTGCTATGGAAAGAGTGCCAAAAGGAACTTACACCTTGAATTTGGCAGTCGTGTAACGCAGTGGGCATCGTGAACATTTGTTTTAGAGGTGTTAAACCTTAAGAATATTGTGCTAAAGCAAAGGAAAACATGAACTACTCAAGGTATATTAACTCGCTTTCCGCAGCGAGAAAATCCAGTCCTATAAGGGAAATGAGTgagtatttaattttttttcataagatCAAACAATTTACCTAATTTTAACCTATATACTTACCTATTAGCTAACCTACTCACCCAAGGATCTCCAGAATTGGTTTTTTTGGCTGGTGGACTTCCCAACCCAAATACATTTCCTTTTCAGAGTGCCTCAATCAAATTAAGAGATGGTAGTAATATACAACTTgaaggaaaaacaattaatGATGCATTGCAATATGGACCAACTCAAGGGTACAATcctagaattttttaaaaatccaattgtatggtaatttaaataatttttaaaataaactagGTATGGCCCATTGTTATCACAGCTGAAAGAAATGCAACAAAAGCTCCACAGTCCACCTTGTTGGGCAGATACTGAAGTGGTTATTACAAGTGGAAGCCAGGATGGCCTGTGTAAAGCTTTTGAGATGATGTTGAATGTGAATGACCATGTTATTATCCAAGAACCTGTTTATGCAGGAACACTTGCAATTGTATGTAAAATCATCTAAGGAACACAATACTaaattttcacaaaataaatattatgatTCTGCAGGTCAATCCTTTCAAACCAAAATACATCCCGGTACAATGCGACGCTAATGGATTGATTCCTGATCTACTGAGGCAATGCTTGGAAACCAACTGGAAATCAGAAGACGCTCAGTCTCCTTCATCTGATATCCCCAAAGTATACCATGTTAAAATTGAATAGGCATAATTTAAAGGCTGTTATATTTTTCAGGTGTTGTATGTCAATCCTGCAGGAGCCAATCCAACGGGAGTTTCTATTCCTTTGGATCGACGACAAGAGATATACCAGATTGCCAAAGATTACGATCTAATTATCTTGGAGGATGATCCATATTATTTTCTACAGTTTGATAAGGTTATCCCTAAGAAACATTTAATAGCGCCCCTGAAATTACGTTAACTAAACAAGATTCTCTACAGAAGCGGACTCCAAGTTTTCTTTCTATCGACACCGATGGCCGTGTCGTTCGATTTGATTCACTGTCCAAAGTACTGAGTTCCGGAATTCGTCTTGGCTACGTCACAGGTCCTCGTCCACTCATGGAACGAATTTTGTACCACATGCAGGTGTCAGTTATTCATGCGTCATCTATGTCTCAGGTACAGTAGTTAACTAGTTATACACGTTACAAGAGAAGAATCAAACTGAAACCGAAAATTACAAACAATAGGTTCTAGTCTCAGAACTGCTAAAACAGTGGGGAGAGGAAGGTTTCATGGGACACGTTGATCGCGTTCAGAATTTTTATCTTCAGCAGCGTGAAATAATGCTCAAAGCAGCGGAAACTCATTTGACAGgttgaaaaatcaagaaataaatgCCGAATATCGACAAGCTTACCTGTAAAGTAATATTTCTGCATCAAGGACTTGCTGAATGGAACGTACCCCAAGGCGGGATGTTTCTTTGGATCAAATGCTTGGGAATCAGTGACACACGACCGATGATTATGGAACGAGCCCTGAAAAAAGATGTGATTTTACTACCTGGCCGAGAATTCATGACGGATCCATCTCAGCCGTGCCCCTACATGAGGGCGTCGTTTTCTCTGCCAACTCCAGAAAACATTGATCGAGTATTTTCGATAaacattgattattttttaaaaaaactatgaattctataagatttttttgcttttaatcTTCCAGGGATTCCGTAATTTGTCTGAACTAATACGCGAAGAAATTGAACTGACAAAGAAGAATTGATCAAGAATCTTGATATTCCCCGAGTTAAT
This DNA window, taken from Daphnia pulex isolate KAP4 chromosome 2, ASM2113471v1, encodes the following:
- the LOC124188417 gene encoding ATP-dependent RNA helicase abstrakt-like isoform X2, giving the protein MESESSKRNLKRYLKEEETKDESPPEDDDYVPYVPVKERKKQKLTKLGRISQVKADADLKTKSSSENEGNEEEEEDLQTVARKSNISLLSQHTELKKVAQAKKESAFEKQLKEEEKILESIAEKTALMGVAELARGIQYEDPIKTSWTPPRCVLNMPRDYPDILRGKLCITVEGEDVPLPIPSFNAMKFPKGILVGLQKKGIKQPSPIQIQGLPTVLSGRDMIGIAFTGSGKTLVFVLPIVVFSLEQELKMPFLPNEGPFGLIVCPSRELAKQILETVEHFADCLAQQGMPRIKSCLIIGGTPVNQSLEIINRGVHIIVATPGRLMDMLDKKMIKLDVCRYLCMDEADRMIDMGFEEDIRTIFSYFKGQRQTLLFSATMPKKIQNFARSALVKPITINVGRAGAASMNVVQEVEYVNQEAKIVHLLECIQKTQPPVLIFAEKKQDVDAIHEYLLLKGIEAVAIHGSKDQEERSRAVDAFRQGIKDVLVATDVASKGLDFVNIQHVINYDMPDDIENYVHRIGRTGRSGNKGQATTFINKSNEESVLLDLKHLLIEAKQDVPPFLATLQSETEVFQDLGGDKGCSYCGGLGHRITQCPKLEAESNKQVSAVGRKDYLSYSAADY
- the LOC124188417 gene encoding ATP-dependent RNA helicase abstrakt-like isoform X1, with translation MESESSKRNLKRYLKEEETKDESPPEDDDYVPYVPVKERKKQKLTKLGRISQVKADADLKTKSSSENEGNEEEEEDLQTVARKSNISLLSQHTELKKVAQAKKESAFEKQLKEEEKILESIAEKTALMGVAELARGIQYEDPIKTSWTPPRCVLNMPRDYPDILRGKLCITVEGEDVPLPIPSFNAMKFPKGILVGLQKKGIKQPSPIQIQGLPTVLSGRDMIGIAFTGSGKTLVFVLPIVVFSLEQELKMPFLPNEGPFGLIVCPSRELAKQILETVEHFADCLAQQGMPRIKSCLIIGGTPVNQSLEIINRGVHIIVATPGRLMDMLDKKMIKLDVCRYLCMDEADRMIDMGFEEDIRTIFSYFKGQRQTLLFSATMPKKIQNFARSALVKPITINVGRAGAASMNVVQEVEYVNQEAKIVHLLECIQKTQPPVLIFAEKKQDVDAIHEYLLLKGIEAVAIHGSKDQEERSRAVDAFRQGIKDVLVATDVASKGLDFVNIQHVINYDMPDDIENYVHRIGRTGRSGNKGQATTFINKSNEESVLLDLKHLLIEAKQDVPPFLATLQSETEVFQDLGGNLIMFSLNEKFTTLISKFTGDKGCSYCGGLGHRITQCPKLEAESNKQVSAVGRKDYLSYSAADY
- the LOC124188418 gene encoding protein DDI1 homolog 2-like; the encoded protein is MRITVTTLSDDIFNLDVSEDLELENFKAFCEVESGIPAAEISLVYNGQVMSDGSKSLKNHGLKEGDVVVIQRQRITTNQPQDPSLNLDFSAIQVPSSSRGNRNTNRGNENDPVFIRDMFLANPDQLAQLKQNNPRLADALLSGDLARFTAVLREQEAARAERERLRSLMSRADPFDAEAQRLIADEIRQKNIEANMEAAIEYHPESFGTVVMLYINCIVNGHPVKAFIDSGAQTTIMSSACALKCDIHRLVDSRWAGIAKGVGIQRIVGRIHMVQIQIGDDFLPTSFSILEEQPMDMLLGLDMLKRHQCLIDLKRNLLVIGTTGTETPFLCENELPDCARLSGPRSETESSSAVEMEDHELAKALQESALPDPSTQPQADKFTEKQIQDLVSMGFVREQVIEELRRFNGDVTQATAALFAKSLKF
- the LOC124188425 gene encoding chitotriosidase-1-like, with amino-acid sequence MKIVAILAFALLVTLANAQGNYKKVCYFANWPYYRPGAGQYGVDKLNAFECTHLIYGFAVLDKVTYEMVVYDSYVDIDLGGYQKFTGLKAQNPNLKTLIALGGWNDSAFTTQYSELVSDPAKMANFVSKALAFVRQYNFDGLDFDWEYPGDPGKPEDKANFITLLNMLRDAFKPYNLILAMAPSCSIKRAEVSYDIPGIAAAVDFVNFMAYDIHGSWENTVDHHAPLYRRDFEQGVDAVIISEAVDYWLSKGMPAQKLIFGLPSYGRTFRLASASQTALLSPAIGAGPQGPYTGQDGFLSLYEICSYQQSGWTVVTDPTGKMGPYAYQGTSWVSWDDIDMVITKVKYAMSKGLGGIMFWELTLDDFNGVCQMGPRPLSNAITATLEGRPFNTATPAPTPTPFPITTTKAMTCTSEGTYYADPANCSKYYRCVNARIQTYYCQSSLVFNSAINVCDWPYNVPGCA
- the LOC124188430 gene encoding DNA excision repair protein ERCC-8-like, translated to MNDVEAIFSLKTGLLDARKFRSSQATKRISALRLSNFQEVENSHSAGINTIDLEKVEGRYLLSGGADGSIHIHDVLNLSGNLQFTCKNVGKIDRQSNRHCHKYSVECVQWYPLDTGMFLSSGMDKNLKIWDANAQVPADVVLVNGKIYHHHMSPNATQHNLVAVASTANQVFLADLRSGSTTHELRSHTSSILSVKWSPMQEFQLASGSMDNRLLMWDVRAARSCLFSMDQYNGRNHADVEKTTAHNGNVHGLSFTADGLFLISVGTDCRMRLWNTETGRNEMVNYGKISMESKKGTRFDISSDTEPQMIFVPSQGNILVYELTTGIKRATLLGHYNTVTCCAYNENVQSLYSGANDRNILVWAPESAEAIREEPVNKGAALGPRSIVPRRNLTEDAWSSDEG
- the LOC124188429 gene encoding kynurenine/alpha-aminoadipate aminotransferase, mitochondrial-like, whose product is MNYSRYINSLSAARKSSPIREMTNLLTQGSPELVFLAGGLPNPNTFPFQSASIKLRDGSNIQLEGKTINDALQYGPTQGYGPLLSQLKEMQQKLHSPPCWADTEVVITSGSQDGLCKAFEMMLNVNDHVIIQEPVYAGTLAIVNPFKPKYIPVQCDANGLIPDLLRQCLETNWKSEDAQSPSSDIPKVLYVNPAGANPTGVSIPLDRRQEIYQIAKDYDLIILEDDPYYFLQFDKKRTPSFLSIDTDGRVVRFDSLSKVLSSGIRLGYVTGPRPLMERILYHMQVSVIHASSMSQVLVSELLKQWGEEGFMGHVDRVQNFYLQQREIMLKAAETHLTGLAEWNVPQGGMFLWIKCLGISDTRPMIMERALKKDVILLPGREFMTDPSQPCPYMRASFSLPTPENIDRGFRNLSELIREEIELTKKN